In Fusarium oxysporum f. sp. lycopersici 4287 chromosome 4, whole genome shotgun sequence, a genomic segment contains:
- a CDS encoding hypothetical protein (At least one base has a quality score < 10), whose amino-acid sequence MESYRLGSGIPTRPSEPSRIRRPGPGMTMGTEPGVTSNAPKPLNRSGRREEIPRPLTKPSSISRPSARAPQPSTTRRPSIPQPVPRPSLNHQAQSWGSSSTSVSTRSTANHRGGSGSSSSAQSMDNPRSNPNVLRRKKSSLSGDVKTTRTGSSRTDSSSSSQHKRQGSLDPAFGFHLDRELTSSPAEIQIAEVVEVKKPSKSPVIYPELDRYRNIRRPSDSSDNRIEVPFRLATHDLPPPTPASLLFSGTSGSPSTRFSESPGPGSYSRDTTPTSIASQSPGLVAPLRTQNKNRLQSPILNRPPVTRRAGGSFPNEVDAITVDPHGLAAVRESLTSSSSNSTVREATIKKKTKNLPPPPPSPPPRKSSQYFREETSSPKSVRKVSRPVLRSPSPERSAQSSASPRAVPPSRPSRDGTPDMQSQLFNPMPVIHSNLSTQSLPTTERRGSESAATAALSPPKPQYTHGGRTASTSQLPIKGELYAQPAAKATAESKKGKGLEPPRMTSTPSPNVATSSFSRFPFFSRKKHANGTQAEKNEKEKKTLRKGPVAGTGHEGYGRIGASKRRSGSISNMTRNSPGSQTTQEPRSSNDSFFADRVNPVVIAGGAIIENRNASSEISRSVSSQSLATEESRFGSSQSLATSQDQPRNTLWPSPMSRTPHPAFSARRPSESSDSEGPTMKSTLAFRRSVHRLRSSPDDPLKLPQPINTSGYASSPMTSFDTSVMSDESHFELQREISHEAKSSHPAPKKLVKRPRSPRKWNLFGRSTQTQQPKQSEKVSATVKPVEKKPLAFYAMMDSSEQEDSEPMDIQDVLRFAEVYGKSPSVGGTPELSQGTPEMRSSTNSPVRPAEPAQPPRRESVEMKTKPRLPVPQQTLMSKKPTLQPPSTSTTAGRRSRLPQVGRIPKVVSNRTEHVSPMSFSRPFRASMQLAPENLEVYDPESIAKGPSPSRPSTPVPDLTTDGSTAGSTNNLSSRDSNPPALSRVEKEFLAFSPRKDSEGTIGTSSSSCSGILAFSGSTAVIPQPYDPPAEDEVWDEYDDLLGEDAGKALPSATSSRGTPFHLETYESKLASKEKPLESPTIVFDKKASRQSKATTISSTCSADMTERLRAAFQPHPSPSTPFSVSKFVSGYEDRNTNTEAPATGEVSRRSSRSSRKTRRSDASSSSEDGSPLAQVNLRVGSMTVSKWLTFGHVLFSDVRHELVPVEGSLKRHSILVIDGLGNDDWSFYAAETYPAATFFNLSPRAPLPEELKSSSSSFPLSPPNHHQIQYVSHLDKFPFAPQSFTAVVYRFPVAAPEAYYRSILTEARRVLKPGGFIELSILDVDLNNMGNRGRRTIRRLKERINEKTPDTSLGSTADLIVRLLGKVGFTTIKAARVGVPVASSVTRSDSKADKGKATAEKKKDPPSLSEMMSDNSPLADEGITKMVSRVGRWWYTRCYENAAQNPSGKSIWSDKSLLSESEELGTSLKLMVCCARAPLERITSV is encoded by the coding sequence ATGGAATCTTACAGATTGGGGTCTGGTATCCCGACCAGGCCCTCGGAGCCGTCTCGCATAAGACGGCCTGGTCCGGGAATGACAATGGGAACTGAACCTGGAGTTACCTCAAATGCTCCTAAACCACTCAACAGATCAGGAAGGAGGGAAGAGATTCCACGACCATTAACGAagccctcttccatctcacGTCCATCAGCAAGGgctcctcaaccttctaCTACCCGGCGACCATCAATTCCTCAACCTGTGCCACGACCTAGCCTTAATCATCAAGCCCAATCATGGGGTTCTTCTTCTACTTCAGTATCCACACGATCAACTGCCAACCATCGTGGAGGTTCcggatcatcatcatcagcccAGTCCATGGACAACCCAAGGTCTAACCCAAACGTTCTGCGTAGGAAGAAGTCATCGTTATCCGGCGATGTCAAGACGACACGGACTGGCTCATCTCGGACagactcttcttcttcgtcccAGCATAAGCGCCAAGGCTCACTCGACCCTGCTTTCGGCTTCCATCTGGATAGAGAACTTACCAGCAGTCCTGCCGAGATTCAAATTGCTGAGGTTGTAGAGGTAAAGAAACCTTCCAAATCACCAGTGATCTACCCAGAACTGGACCGCTACCGCAACATTCGACGTCCTTCTGACAGCTCGGATAACCGCATCGAGGTTCCGTTCCGGTTAGCGACACACGATCTTCCACCTCCAACTCCAGCCAGCCTACTGTTCTCCGGAACTAGTGGAAGCCCATCTACTAGGTTCTCCGAGTCACCTGGACCAGGATCGTATAGTCGCGACACCACTCCAACCTCAATTGCTTCTCAGTCTCCTGGTCTTGTTGCACCTCTTCGCACCCAGAACAAGAACCGACTACAAAGCCCCATCCTCAACAGACCTCCTGTGACACGAAGAGCTGGTGGAAGTTTCCCTAACGAAGTTGATGCCATTACCGTTGATCCTCATGGCCTCGCAGCTGTTAGAGAGTCCCtgacttcatcctcgtcgaaCTCTACTGTTCGAGAAGCcaccatcaagaagaagaccaagaacctgcctcctccaccacccaGTCCTCCACCACGGAAATCATCGCAGTACTTTCGTGAGGAGACATCGTCGCCCAAGTCGGTGCGCAAGGTATCAAGACCTGTTTTGCGATCCCCTTCCCCTGAGAGAAGTGCCCAATCCTCCGCCTCCCCAAGAGCCGTGCCCCCTTCACGACCCAGCAGAGATGGCACCCCCGACATGCAATCTCAACTGTTCAACCCCATGCCGGTCATTCACAGCAATCTTTCCACTCAATCCCTCCCAACAACCGAAAGACGAGGAAGCGAATCTGCTGCTACAGCAGCTTTGTCGCCCCCGAAGCCACAGTACACTCATGGAGGTCGAACAGCATCGACTTCACAGCTCCCCATCAAAGGCGAATTGTACGCTCAACCGGCAGCCAAGGCAACAGCCGAATcgaagaagggcaagggccTCGAGCCACCTCGAATGACAAGCACACCGAGTCCTAATGTGGCAACCTCTTCATTCTCACGCTTCCCGTTCTTTAGTCGTAAGAAGCACGCCAACGGAACACAAGccgagaagaatgagaaggaaaagaagactCTTCGCAAAGGTCCTGTAGCTGGCACAGGCCATGAAGGTTATGGACGCATTGGTGCTTCCAAGAGACGCAGTGGCAGTATCAGCAACATGACACGCAATTCTCCTGGTAGTCAGACAACTCAGGAACCCCGTTCTAGCAACGATTCCTTCTTTGCAGATCGGGTCAACCCAGTGGTCATCGCTGGAGGTGCAATTATCGAGAATAGAAATGCAAGCTCTGAAATCTCTCGGAGTGTAAGCTCCCAAAGCTTGGCGACCGAGGAGTCGAGGTTCGGAAGCTCGCAGTCATTGgcaacttctcaagatcagcctCGAAACACTTTGTGGCCGTCGCCCATGTCACGCACTCCACACCCAGCCTTTAGTGCTCGCCGCCCATCCGAGAGCAGCGATTCTGAAGGCCCTACAATGAAGTCGACTTTGGCTTTCCGAAGATCTGTCCATCGTCTCCGATCTTCGCCGGATGACCCCCTGAAGCTGCCTCAGCCTATCAACACGTCAGGTTATGCATCGTCGCCCATGACAAGCTTTGATACCAGTGTCATGTCTGATGAGTCCCACTTCGAACTGCAACGGGAGATTTCTCACGAGGCCAAGTCTTCACACCCTGCGCCCAAGAAGCTTGTCAAGAGGCCGCGATCTCCTCGAAAGTGGAACTTGTTTGGAAGGTCAACCCAGACCCAGCAGCCTAAGCAGAGCGAGAAGGTCTCTGCCACTGTCAAACCagtggagaagaagccccTTGCCTTTTATGCCATGATGGATTCGTCAGAACAAGAGGACAGCGAGCCGATGGACATTCAAGATGTCTTGAGGTTTGCCGAGGTTTACGGAAAATCACCTAGTGTTGGTGGTACTCCCGAGCTTTCGCAAGGCACACCAGAGATGCGATCGTCAACCAACTCTCCGGTACGGCCTGCAGAGCCAGCTCAACCCCCAAGGCGGGAGAGCGTCGAGATGAAGACCAAGCCTCGGCTGCCTGTACCCCAGCAGACTTTGATGTCCAAGAAGCCTACTCTACAGCCTCCGTCAACAAGCACCACTGCTGGTCGACGAAGCCGACTTCCTCAAGTCGGAAGAATCCCCAAGGTTGTGAGTAACCGTACTGAACATGTGTCACCTATGAGCTTTTCTAGGCCTTTCAGAGCTAGCATGCAGTTGGCGCCTGAAAACCTTGAGGTCTATGATCCTGAGTCAATTGCCAAAGGTCCCTCACCTTCCAGGCCTTCGACTCCTGTTCCTGATCTGACTACCGATGGTTCAACAGCAGGAAGCACCAACAACCTCTCATCAAGAGACTCCAACCCTCCTGCTTTGAGCCGAGTTGAAAAGGAGTTCTTGGCCTTTTCGCCTCGCAAGGACTCCGAGGGAACCATTGGTACATCTAGCTCAAGCTGTTCTGGTATTCTTGCTTTCTCTGGCTCTACTGCCGTGATCCCACAGCCTTATGACCCCCCCGCAGAAGATGAGGTGTGGGATGAGTATGATGATctccttggagaagatgctggcAAAGCACTTCCCTCGGCAACTTCTTCACGAGGTACACCGTTCCATCTTGAGACTTACGAGTCGAAGCTGGCTAGCAAGGAGAAGCCCTTGGAGTCGCCGACGATTGTCTTCGATAAGAAAGCAAGCCGACAATCCAAGGCAACAACCATCTCCAGCACTTGCAGCGCTGATATGACTGAACGCCTTCGAGCGGCTTTCCAACCTCACCCAAGCCCCAGCACTCCCTTCTCAGTCTCCAAGTTTGTTTCGGGATATGAAGACcgcaacaccaacactgaGGCGCCTGCAACTGGTGAGGTATCTCGACGAAGCAGTCGTTCTTCCCGCAAGACGAGACGATCTGATGCCAGCTCCTCTTCGGAGGATGGGTCACCACTCGCACAAGTCAACCTCAGGGTTGGTTCAATGACGGTGAGCAAGTGGCTCACCTTCGGGCATGTTCTCTTCAGTGACGTTCGCCATGAACTGGTTCCTGTTGAGGGATCACTGAAGAGGCACTCAATCCTTGTAATTGATGGCCTTGGTAACGATGACTGGTCATTCTACGCTGCCGAAACATACCCGGCTGCTACCTTCTTCAACCTGTCTCCTCGCGCTcctcttccagaagaactCAAGAGTTCGTCTTCAAGCTTCCCTCTCAGCCCTCCAAATCACCATCAGATCCAATACGTCTCTCACCTCGACAAGTTCCCATTTGCCCCTCAGAGCTTTACAGCTGTTGTGTACCGCTTCCCTGTCGCAGCTCCTGAAGCATACTACCGCAGCATCCTCACTGAAGCTCGGCGTGTACTGAAGCCAGGAGGTTTCATCGAGCTCTCTATTCTCGATGTCGACCTGAACAACATGGGCAACCGGGGCCGACGTACAATCCGCCGTCTCAAAGAGAGGATCAATGAGAAGACGCCTGATACTAGTCTTGGATCAACCGCGGATCTCATTGTTCGTCTTCTGGGCAAGGTTGGTTTCACTACCATCAAGGCAGCACGAGTGGGTGTGCCTGTCGCGAGTTCGGTCACTCGCTCAGACAGCAAGGCCGACAAGGGTAAGGCtactgctgagaagaagaaggacccGCCGAGTCTATCCGAGATGATGAGCGACAACAGCCCCCTGGCGGATGAGGGCATCACCAAGATGGTCAGCCGCGTTGGCCGATGGTGGTACACACGATGCTACGAAAATGCAGCTCAGAACCCCTCTGGAAAGAGCATCTGGAGCGATAAGTCTCTGCTCTCTGAGTCTGAAGAGCTCGGTACAAGCCTGAAGCTTATGGTCTGCTGCGCTCGGGCTCCTCTTGAGCGCATCACCAGTGTCTAA
- a CDS encoding hypothetical protein (At least one base has a quality score < 10), whose amino-acid sequence MRLSHPSALAGLSSTPLKRFYSPSRTIQKNDVLFLRQQGIKAPKWHLTSPLRADTKIRLGYGASINSSELIGRQVLDVLNDSSGRPVTLHEPTLASYIINSPRQATPIYPHHANTIVSLLDLNLSRPGEEEHDADPNHPTQPFEIFEAGTGMGSLTLHLARALHAANPAVPPSLRNTLCTARYRTDGFGLDLAEEDQAALDSYRSSRRAVLHTLDRNVKHSRAAHKLIRHFRRSLYFPTIDFHVGSIDEYISSRLAETDNQPFLSHAILDLPSAHDHATQVIQALHPNGLLVIFTPSISQIADFQTWVARTGQPMRPERVIELEVSTTADGVLDTGGGKEWDVKTVIPRENPEGAAVQVMRPKVGERVTGGGFVAVLRRWPVGQIRSQVESSTQESSSEVECEFEDKGASEAEGNPEVEETTQAEGTAENEPTKTE is encoded by the exons ATGCGCCTATCCCACCCTTCAGCCCTTGCGGGCCTCTCTTCTACCCCCTTGAAACGCTTCTACTCTCCATCGCGCACCATCCAAA AAAATGATGTTCTCTTCCTGCGCCAACAGGGCATTAAAGCTCCCAAATGGCATCTTACGTCTCCTCTTCGCGCCGATACGAAAATAAGACTTGGTTATGGTGCCTCTATTAATTCGTCCGAGCTCATTGGTCGCCAGGTGCTTGATGTTCTGAATGATAGCTCGGGACGTCCTGTTACTCTTCACGAGCCGACCTTGGCTTCATACATCATTAACAGCCCGCGACAGGCCACACCG ATATATCCCCATCATGCGAATACCATCGTGTCGCTCCTCGATTTAAACCTTTCCCGGCCtggtgaagaagaacatgACGCGGATCCCAATCATCCAACCCAGCCGTTTGAGATATTTGAGGCTGGTACTGGAATGGGGAGCTTGACGCTACACCTCGCTCGTGCTCTTCATGCAGCAAATCCAGCTGTACCTCCTAGCCTGCGAAACACCCTCTGCACGGCACGCTACAGGACCGACGGTTTTGGTCTCGATCTTGCCGAAGAGGACCAGGCTGCCCTCGACTCTTACCGGTCCAGTCGTCGCGCCGTGTTACATACCCTTGACCGGAACGTTAAACACTCTCGCGCAGCACATAAACTGATTCGCCACTTCCGCCGCTCTTTGTACTTCCCTACTATAGACTTCCATGTCGGCTCCATAGACGAGTATATCTCATCCCGCCTGGCTGAGACGGATAACCAGCCTTTCCTGTCACATGCAATCCTTGACCTTCCTTCCGCTCACGACCATGCTACTCAAGTTATTCAGGCCCTCCACCCCAACGGCCTTCTTGTCATCTTCACACCCTCTATTAGCCAAATCGCCGACTTCCAAACTTGGGTTGCTCGCACAGGCCAGCCCATGCGCCCTGAGAGGGTTATTGAGCTTGAGGTTTCGACCACGGCTGACGGTGTTCTTGATACTGGTGGCGGCAAGGAGTGGGATGTCAAAACCGTTATTCCTAGAGAAAACCCTGAAGGCGCTGCAGTGCAGGTGATGCGACCCAAGGTGGGTGAGCGAGTCACCGGTGGTGGGTTTGTAGCTGTTCTCAGGCGGTGGCCTGTTGGCCAGATACGCTCGCAAGTTGAGTCCTCTACACAGGAGAGTTCTTCTGAAGTTGAGTGTGAATTTGAGGATAAGGGAGCTTCTGAAGCTGAGGGCAACCCAGAAGTTGAAGAAACTACTCAAGCTGAGGGCACGGCGGAGAATGAGCCAACGAAAACTGAATGA
- a CDS encoding hypothetical protein (At least one base has a quality score < 10) translates to MFNHSAGGPRPSDNNEDPSFGFADQGWHRFTMNNNNTNSFSAGNSQSYHDAGASYGDSSGMDWAPTPSAEYDMRFDQHDHMSQDVELDNMSSSHGGGGGVGRLVAHFENKSFAPPLPPRPSNVVTSPVHQEPPVSSPFGNFSVTSPIVTSPLASPAEPNYGLLSGHSRVTSPIVSPPPALAFGGFHDIPVHSPGVGSSSGPFGNMNSFMVNNNRVTTPMETASMAGPSMMPNSGMNAKVTSPGSVTPGVPGTPGFAIWRPPVPTTSKPSLDQPQGSSTSSNSGYFAKPPIPSTPKPVMNAGSQLVLDFNTNSTFNAKGKAPAKPPVKPPRPVRQPSRSSMSTPGPFSPPIKREPSTPQLSQASASSMLPPNERRTSVSQRSQVGSRPSREQVPAEAWESFKHTIRKLYLEERKPLKEVMSVMADQYGFQATPKMYKTRFSQWGFVKNNTEEEVKRLLSMKFQRDAEGKVSEFVRNGKVVNLGTYLKRKGVTEYDLVDFELPADLPAHIRCRTPTPPPAPGYLQSPDLLRAQEIIISNMRKAFLQCRQFEVETDAQVGWQTIMVWGAGSSDLLLEANHYFEMKDHDQGGHFLMKAFQQLESDLKKLSPQGIKELLLGMVHRDPGMMTALCKYLAAYSTTNFERSHPLRQIFSCLYEVQQKHGPGTLSELLWGSIPTIAEELEAIYGRKHPYVARTWVDLAMFYNHVNQERLEKLVGELRLLQRQMEQRLGPESVDVLVLRYTIVQLMFAAHPQSDATKQATIDLWHHMRGMGLLFPIRSQQPNMFCYHSPVKVDPWTKRCRRRYDSGVQFLEEHVGVRVVVYFEEDFHTTEHAPEHIPHQQHQRQHQQSHQYQHRQSQQQQRPQQLQAQDSWAAAMEQHMSSSKYSFI, encoded by the exons ATGTTTAACCATTCAGCAGGCGGGCCTCGCCCTTCCGACAACAATGAGGATCCGTCGTTTGGTTTCGCCGACCAAGGCTGGCACAGGTTCACCATGAACAATAACAACACAAATAGTTTCTCGGCGGGAAATTCGCAATCATATCACGATGCTGGCGCATCCTATGGCGACTCATCCGGCATGGATTGGGCGCCAACTCCGTCGGCAGAATATGACATGCGATTCGATCAACACGACCACATGTCTCAAGATGTCGAACTCGATAACATGAGCTCTTCGcatggtggaggaggtggcgTTGGACGTCTGGTTGCGCATTTCGAGAACAAATCCTTTGCGCCCCCTCTACCTCCAAGACCATCGAACGTCGTAACAAGCCCAGTACATCAAGAACCACCCGTTTCCTCGCCGTTCGGAAACTTCAGTGTCACCTCGCCTATCGTTACAAGTCCGCTCGCCAGTCCTGCAGAGCCCAACTATGGACTCTTGAGTGGCCATTCAAGAGTCACCAGTCCGATCGTTAGCCCGCCGCCCGCCCTCGCTTTTGGCGGATTTCATGATATACCAGTCCACAGTCCAGGTGTTGGTTCGTCGTCCGGTCCTTTCGGAAACATGAACAGTTTTATGGTCAACAACAATAGAGTGACGACCCCGATGGAGACAGCATCCATGGCTGGGCCTTCAATGATGCCAAATTCTGGCATGAACGCCAAAGTCACCTCACCCGGTTCAGTTACCCCAGGTGTGCCAGGTACACCTGGATTTGCCATATGGCGACCACCCGTACCAACGACTTCTAAGCCCTCCTTGGATCAACCACAAGGCAGCAGTACTTCCTCAAATTCTGGTTATTTCGCAAAACCTCCGATCCCCTCTACACCTAAACCCGTGATGAACGCCGGAAGCCAGCTGGTCTTGGATTTCAATACCAATTCCACCTTCAATGCTAAAGGCAAGGCCCCAGCGAAGCCGCCTGTCAAACCACCCAGGCCCGTTCGACAACCCTCCCGATCGTCAATGTCCACACCTGGACCTTTTAGCCCTCCTATTAAACGTGAACCCTCCACACCACAACTTTCTCAAGCCTCTGCCTCCTCTATGTTGCCTCCG AATGAACGACGAACTTCCGTATCTCAACGATCTCAAGTAGGAAGCCGTCCTTCAAGAGAACAGGTCCCGGCTGAGGCATGGGAATCCTTCAAGCACACAATTCGTAAACTGTATCTTGAGGAAAGGAAACCACTCAAAGAGGTCATGTCTGTCATGGCCGACCAGTATGGCTTCCAGGCAAC ACCAAAAATGTACAAGACTCGATTCTCGCAATGGGGTTTTGTGAAGAATAATACCGAAGAGGAAGTCAAGCGCCTGCTGTCCATGAAATTCCAGCGCGACGCCGAGGGCAAGGTGTCCGAATTCGTTCGTAACGGCAAGGTTGTTAACCTGGGTACCTACTTGAAGAGAAAGGGTGTTACCGAGTATGACTTGGTGGATTTCGAACTACCTGCCGATTTGCCGGCACACATCAGATGCAGAACACCAACTCCGCCTCCAGCACCAGGGTATCTACAATCACCAGATCTCCTTCGGGCTCAAgaaatcatcatcagcaacatGAGAAAAGCGTTCTTACAATGTCGGCAATTCGAAGTCGAGACGGACGCCCAAGTTGGATGGCAAACTATCATGGTGTGGGGAGCGGGCTCAAGtgaccttcttctcgaggCTAACCACTATTTCGAGATGAAGGACCACGATCAGGGTGGTCATTTTCTGATGAAGGCTTTCCAACAGCTTGAATCAGatctgaagaagctgtctcCTCAGGGCATCAAGGAGTTGCTTTTGGGCATGGTCCATCGCGATCCAGGAATGATGACGGCACTCTGCAAGTATTTAGCGGCTTACTCGACGACCAACTTCGAGAGGTCACATCCCCTACGGCAGatcttctcttgcttgtATGAGGTGCAACAGAAGCATGGACCAGGCACACTATCAGAACTGCTGTGGGGAAGCATTCCAACCATCGctgaggagctggaggcCATTTATGGCCGCAAGCATCCCTATGTGGCTCGAACATGGGTTGACCTGGCCATGTTTTATAACCATGTGAATCAGGAGCGACTCGAGAAATTGGTGGGAGAACTGCGACTGCTGCAGCGACAAATGGAGCAACGACTAGGCCCTGAAAGCGTCGATGTCCTCGTCCTGCGATATACAATTGTCCAGTTGATGTTCGCGGCGCACCCTCAATCTGATGCGACTAAGCAAGCAACGATCGACCTCTGGCACCATATGAGAGGCATGGGACTTCTATTCCCTATTCGTAGCCAGCAACCGAACATGTTCTGCTATCACAGTCCTGTCAAGGTCGATCCTTGGACGAAGCGCTGTCGGCGTCGATACGATTCTGGTGTTCAATTCCTCGAAGAACATGTCGGGGTTCGCGTTGTCGTGTACTTCGAGGAGGACTTCCATACCACGGAGCACGCACCAGAACATAttcctcatcagcagcatcaacgccagcaccagcagagCCACCAATATCAGCATCGGCAgtcgcagcagcagcaacgcCCACAACAGCTCCAAGCACAGGACTCGTGGGCGGCCGCGATGGAGCAGCACATGTCGAGCTCAAAATATTCGTTCATCTGA